One genomic region from Planctomycetaceae bacterium encodes:
- the rplU gene encoding 50S ribosomal protein L21: protein MYAIIEQGGKQFKVQQGDKLKIELADVSPDAKTIEFDKVLMVGEGKDAKIGAPYVDGAKVTAKFITENAEDSLVKGPKLFPTYFRRRKASKKRIGHRQKYMEVMIEKISA from the coding sequence ATGTACGCAATAATTGAACAGGGCGGAAAACAATTTAAAGTTCAGCAGGGCGACAAGCTTAAAATCGAGCTTGCTGATGTTAGTCCTGATGCAAAAACAATAGAGTTTGACAAAGTTTTGATGGTTGGCGAAGGCAAAGACGCGAAAATCGGCGCACCTTATGTTGATGGCGCTAAAGTTACGGCTAAATTCATAACTGAAAATGCGGAAGATTCACTCGTAAAGGGTCCAAAGCTGTTCCCGACGTATTTCAGACGCCGCAAGGCCAGCAAGAAACGTATCGGCCACCGTCAAAAATATATGGAAGTTATGATAGAAAAAATTTCTGCTTAA
- a CDS encoding DUF2339 domain-containing protein, translating into MECFMYWSMLKTLCVLTGPIALIISIIALNKASEKSASQPRQRIGYEPKPIEPKIPEIPAIPVEKSESEKPVPPPLPVFTVQEQPKEPQHIETEFDKYIKHEKRERSREIGVLEQKIGTRWLLVAGIITVFVGVGFFLKFAYDNFSMGPQGRVIAVTIFGLIALLAGEITRRQGFGFVAKGVTAMGFAILYAAVFSAYQIYNLIGYIPACTAASIITIGAMVYAVVLDELLIAFLSLLGGFTTPAMVLLKVVHPTPLFVYVLILGAGAMVCAYYRRWRVINLLAFAGTFGLFARWFYSSMIYATLSKGGALTTSEILFVLGWLGVFSTIYLVMPVLYSITKKTKARTEEVCLILANAAVTLYFFSAILFDWFRDYLALMSLTMAAAHLMLAAIVYKRCKEDINLRMSLQAIGIFCVTLAVPLYFKLDATTVTWALEAAVLSYIGLRYKSILTQAAGLIVMTGSIICLLVDMPTHRENFILNVEFGRWALVSASIFVIHLMYRKNKTESSYAVLTQILYGISMILLFAACWMEWSACKTNYMSEQTGQLIIFAGMLIMFMPRFIKPEGKFSEVLSWVLIIASAVFCCMAICNNPFPKPVFKNVDFAIILVFLAVMLIYQIRYRKISDVGSQILYIALGSLFLLAVAFQWVFYCGDSISLPDDKLIRGDIVILAVGILLFVVRPLAPKGIFPKIIAVGLAITGSVFTMLSYQFLQHTEFRIFLNINFLITAVFITGLFLAARFTSSDKIFKTIFSITGVIMLWIILTMEIYLYWQHKTLDGEYITNWQFMAQMCISIAWAVYAFVLMVLGFLRNNRFLRYISFMIFGVLLLKVFLVDTHEIKNIYRVAAFLMTGITLVGVSYLYQYLRKNGFFDTLFLNDSEKKD; encoded by the coding sequence ATGGAATGCTTTATGTATTGGTCGATGCTTAAAACGCTGTGTGTCTTGACCGGCCCGATTGCCTTGATAATTTCCATCATCGCATTAAACAAGGCAAGTGAGAAATCCGCTTCGCAGCCGCGGCAGAGAATTGGTTACGAACCAAAACCAATAGAGCCTAAAATTCCGGAAATTCCCGCGATTCCCGTTGAAAAATCGGAAAGCGAAAAGCCCGTACCTCCGCCGCTGCCTGTGTTCACTGTTCAGGAGCAGCCGAAAGAACCGCAGCATATTGAAACCGAGTTCGATAAATACATCAAACACGAAAAAAGAGAACGCAGCAGAGAAATAGGAGTGTTGGAGCAGAAAATCGGCACACGATGGCTGCTCGTCGCCGGCATTATTACGGTTTTCGTTGGCGTCGGATTCTTTTTGAAATTTGCTTATGATAATTTCTCGATGGGTCCGCAGGGCAGAGTCATCGCCGTTACAATTTTCGGACTAATCGCGCTGCTGGCCGGCGAAATCACACGCCGTCAGGGCTTCGGCTTTGTCGCAAAGGGTGTTACAGCAATGGGCTTTGCGATTCTTTACGCCGCGGTCTTCTCGGCATATCAGATTTACAATTTAATCGGCTACATTCCCGCCTGCACCGCCGCGAGCATCATAACTATCGGCGCGATGGTGTATGCCGTTGTGCTTGATGAATTGCTGATTGCGTTTTTGAGTTTGCTTGGCGGATTCACGACGCCCGCGATGGTTCTATTGAAAGTTGTTCACCCGACGCCGTTGTTTGTTTATGTTTTGATTCTCGGTGCAGGTGCGATGGTCTGCGCATATTACCGCAGATGGCGTGTGATAAATCTGCTTGCCTTCGCCGGCACTTTCGGCCTTTTCGCAAGATGGTTTTACAGTTCCATGATTTACGCCACGCTCTCCAAAGGCGGGGCACTGACGACGAGCGAAATTTTGTTTGTGCTTGGCTGGCTTGGAGTTTTTTCGACGATTTATTTAGTTATGCCGGTTCTTTACAGCATTACCAAAAAGACAAAGGCACGTACCGAAGAAGTCTGCCTGATTCTTGCCAACGCGGCCGTAACATTATATTTCTTTTCCGCGATTCTGTTCGACTGGTTCAGGGATTACCTTGCGTTGATGTCTCTGACAATGGCGGCTGCTCATTTGATGCTTGCCGCGATAGTATATAAACGCTGCAAAGAGGATATTAATCTGCGGATGAGTTTGCAGGCGATTGGCATTTTCTGTGTTACGCTTGCCGTGCCGCTGTATTTCAAATTGGATGCGACAACAGTTACGTGGGCACTTGAGGCAGCGGTGCTTTCGTACATTGGTTTGCGATACAAGAGCATTTTAACACAAGCCGCGGGCTTAATCGTTATGACCGGCAGCATAATTTGCCTGCTTGTCGATATGCCGACACACAGAGAGAATTTTATTCTTAATGTGGAATTTGGAAGATGGGCACTCGTATCCGCATCCATTTTTGTGATCCATTTAATGTACCGTAAAAACAAAACCGAAAGCAGTTACGCGGTATTAACGCAAATCCTTTACGGCATATCGATGATTTTATTGTTTGCCGCCTGCTGGATGGAGTGGTCTGCGTGTAAAACAAATTATATGAGTGAACAAACCGGACAATTGATTATTTTCGCCGGTATGCTGATAATGTTTATGCCAAGATTTATTAAACCCGAAGGAAAATTTTCAGAAGTTTTATCGTGGGTGTTGATTATCGCAAGTGCTGTATTTTGTTGTATGGCAATATGTAATAATCCTTTTCCAAAACCAGTGTTTAAGAATGTTGACTTTGCAATAATTCTGGTATTTTTGGCAGTTATGCTGATTTATCAAATCAGGTACAGAAAAATTTCAGATGTTGGTTCGCAAATCCTTTATATCGCATTGGGGTCATTGTTCTTGCTTGCAGTTGCTTTTCAATGGGTGTTTTATTGCGGTGACAGTATTAGTCTGCCGGACGATAAACTTATTAGAGGCGATATCGTTATTTTGGCTGTGGGTATATTGTTATTTGTGGTTCGACCGCTTGCCCCAAAAGGCATTTTCCCAAAAATCATAGCTGTTGGTTTGGCGATAACTGGTTCGGTATTTACTATGTTAAGTTATCAGTTTTTGCAGCATACTGAATTCAGAATCTTTTTGAATATTAATTTCCTGATTACCGCAGTGTTTATAACTGGTTTATTTCTTGCCGCAAGATTTACAAGTAGCGACAAGATATTTAAAACCATCTTTTCAATCACTGGCGTAATTATGTTGTGGATTATTCTTACAATGGAAATATATCTTTACTGGCAGCACAAAACACTTGATGGCGAATATATTACAAACTGGCAGTTTATGGCACAGATGTGCATTTCGATTGCCTGGGCGGTTTACGCATTTGTTTTAATGGTGCTTGGCTTCTTGCGGAACAATAGATTCCTTCGCTATATCAGTTTTATGATTTTTGGCGTTCTGCTGTTAAAAGTATTTTTAGTTGATACGCACGAGATTAAAAATATTTATCGTGTCGCCGCGTTCCTGATGACAGGCATTACGCTGGTCGGCGTTTCGTATTTGTACCAGTATTTAAGAAAAAACGGTTTTTTCGATACGTTGTTTTTAAATGACTCTGAAAAGAAAGATTAA
- a CDS encoding DUF502 domain-containing protein — MAKDTNKKVSGWTVFKKDLRNHFLAGILILMPFGVTLLVMRWVFSWMAGFLKPWLLTLLALVIKNPELQTSPPAYVSIATSILSILILLMLVYLVGFFAQRYLGRKLISIGEWILLKIPVLRTVYGATKQVMGAMSLPGKEAFMSVVLVGFPRPEMLSIGFLTGYINNEKGETLCKVFVPTTPNPTTGFFLILRSEEVVKTDITVEDAFKTLISFGILMPEKSFLAKADKILSPEK; from the coding sequence ATGGCAAAAGACACAAACAAAAAAGTATCGGGCTGGACGGTTTTCAAGAAAGACCTGCGTAATCATTTTCTGGCCGGAATTTTAATATTAATGCCTTTTGGCGTTACATTGCTGGTGATGCGGTGGGTCTTTAGCTGGATGGCAGGGTTTTTAAAGCCCTGGCTGCTGACACTTTTGGCGCTGGTAATCAAAAATCCCGAATTGCAGACGAGTCCGCCCGCGTATGTAAGTATTGCGACTTCAATCCTGTCGATTTTGATTCTTCTTATGCTCGTGTATCTTGTCGGTTTCTTTGCGCAAAGGTATTTGGGCAGGAAACTGATTTCTATCGGCGAATGGATACTGCTGAAGATTCCTGTATTAAGAACCGTTTACGGTGCGACAAAGCAGGTTATGGGCGCGATGTCTTTGCCCGGCAAAGAGGCGTTTATGTCGGTTGTGCTGGTTGGTTTCCCAAGGCCGGAAATGCTTTCAATTGGTTTTCTGACCGGCTATATAAATAATGAAAAAGGTGAAACATTATGCAAGGTGTTTGTGCCTACAACACCCAACCCGACTACGGGTTTTTTCCTTATATTGCGTTCAGAAGAGGTAGTTAAAACCGATATAACCGTCGAAGACGCATTTAAAACACTGATTTCTTTCGGTATCCTGATGCCGGAAAAATCATTTTTAGCAAAAGCAGATAAAATTTTAAGTCCCGAAAAATAA
- a CDS encoding alpha/beta hydrolase, with translation MFNKNFKTFEEYSQFYGLTFDGVEHQCFDFSAGGNKLVGQVFQPKEYRATVIIVHGYLVHCGTFGKFIKYMLDNHMAVAMFDLPGHGLSGGDRGVTSDFSQYTIALDEFLSIIKEKLHGPFHIVGHSTGGAIVMDYITGFGSGDFDKVVLAAPLVRFKLWHLSKIGCAIYMPFMKHIFRLFRNISSDAQYVDFLKHRDHLQVKSISLRWVRAIFKWEKKISKMPVVNKPVFVVQGTNDTTVAWKYNLKFILAKFKNADIEFVENAQHEFFNEAKQYRDEVFELIRDYLVKK, from the coding sequence ATGTTTAATAAAAATTTCAAAACGTTTGAGGAATACTCACAATTTTACGGCCTGACATTCGACGGCGTTGAACATCAATGTTTCGATTTCAGCGCAGGCGGTAATAAATTAGTAGGGCAGGTTTTCCAGCCGAAGGAATATCGAGCAACTGTAATTATTGTCCACGGCTATCTCGTACACTGCGGCACGTTCGGCAAGTTTATCAAATATATGCTCGATAATCATATGGCCGTCGCGATGTTCGACTTGCCCGGCCACGGCCTTTCCGGCGGCGACCGCGGCGTAACCAGTGATTTTTCACAGTACACAATCGCACTTGACGAATTTTTGAGTATTATTAAGGAAAAATTGCACGGCCCATTCCACATCGTCGGCCACAGTACTGGCGGCGCTATTGTAATGGATTATATCACCGGCTTTGGCAGCGGCGATTTCGACAAGGTCGTTCTTGCCGCTCCTTTGGTACGATTTAAGCTGTGGCACCTGTCGAAAATCGGCTGCGCGATTTATATGCCGTTTATGAAGCACATTTTCAGGCTGTTCAGAAATATTTCGTCCGATGCGCAGTACGTTGATTTTCTCAAGCATCGCGATCATTTGCAGGTGAAGTCAATTTCGCTTCGCTGGGTCAGGGCGATTTTTAAATGGGAAAAGAAAATCAGTAAGATGCCTGTGGTTAACAAACCTGTTTTTGTTGTTCAGGGCACAAACGATACGACCGTTGCGTGGAAATACAATCTTAAGTTTATTCTCGCGAAATTCAAAAATGCCGACATTGAATTCGTCGAAAACGCCCAGCACGAATTTTTCAACGAAGCAAAACAATACAGAGATGAAGTGTTTGAGTTGATAAGAGATTATTTGGTAAAAAAGTAA
- a CDS encoding nucleotidyltransferase family protein, whose protein sequence is MEIQKDYKELLELFNAHKVEYLVVGGFALAFHGAPRFTGDIDLLIKPDIENAKKILAALSDFGFASLNFTEADFLKPDNIIQLGYPPVRIDIIMSISGVDWQTASRGKIAGQYGDVNVFYLGKEEFIANKKASGRLKDLADIEAIQKANKNKKC, encoded by the coding sequence ATGGAAATACAGAAAGACTACAAAGAGTTGCTCGAATTATTCAACGCTCACAAAGTTGAATATTTGGTTGTCGGTGGTTTTGCATTGGCTTTTCACGGTGCGCCTCGTTTCACCGGCGATATAGATTTGCTTATAAAGCCGGACATTGAAAACGCAAAAAAAATTCTTGCTGCGTTAAGTGATTTTGGTTTTGCGTCTTTGAATTTTACAGAGGCTGATTTTTTAAAACCTGACAATATAATTCAACTGGGCTATCCGCCTGTTCGCATAGATATTATTATGTCTATCAGCGGCGTGGATTGGCAGACCGCTTCAAGAGGAAAAATAGCAGGCCAATATGGCGATGTGAATGTTTTCTATCTCGGCAAAGAAGAATTCATCGCAAACAAAAAAGCGTCCGGCCGGTTGAAAGATTTGGCAGATATCGAAGCAATTCAAAAAGCAAATAAAAACAAAAAATGTTAA
- a CDS encoding alpha/beta hydrolase, with translation MKRYLVLFFAMLCCCDCFANTLKIKQRENGIISIVDKKKNSEPNLIIGTQIKVPSDRKNIVIVTHGWFDGAKGQLAEDIASAIKTKADSNEWLCGYFEWRDGAMVLNAVSSVQYARDFAGPQLAKAILALGNFEHIHLIGHSAGCWVIDSAAKAIEKQTQTRIHLTFLDAYVPKGSDQSQLGRLENTKVKWIEHYYIKDITLGVTEINLTNAYNVDITHADPAIAEHKFPLRWYYATITGQYHKSDYRCGSEIYDEADGVKYGFARSLESGKQNWQKNLELKENKKAIMIRNQ, from the coding sequence ATGAAAAGATATTTAGTTTTATTCTTTGCAATGTTATGCTGCTGCGATTGTTTCGCCAACACCCTGAAAATCAAACAGCGGGAAAACGGAATCATTTCAATTGTTGACAAGAAGAAAAATAGCGAGCCGAATCTTATAATTGGTACCCAGATTAAAGTTCCGTCAGACAGAAAAAATATTGTAATAGTTACACACGGCTGGTTCGACGGCGCAAAGGGGCAATTAGCCGAAGACATCGCATCTGCGATAAAAACGAAAGCCGACAGCAATGAATGGCTCTGCGGATACTTCGAATGGCGTGATGGAGCAATGGTTTTGAACGCTGTAAGTTCTGTTCAGTATGCTCGTGATTTCGCCGGCCCGCAACTTGCCAAAGCGATATTGGCATTGGGAAATTTCGAGCATATCCATTTAATCGGCCATTCGGCAGGCTGTTGGGTTATCGATAGTGCAGCCAAAGCGATTGAAAAGCAGACGCAGACGCGAATTCACCTGACGTTTCTCGATGCGTATGTTCCGAAAGGTTCCGACCAGTCGCAGCTTGGCAGATTGGAGAATACGAAAGTCAAATGGATTGAGCATTATTATATAAAGGATATTACGTTAGGCGTAACGGAGATAAATCTCACAAATGCGTATAACGTGGACATAACCCACGCCGACCCTGCGATTGCCGAGCACAAATTTCCGTTGCGCTGGTACTATGCGACGATTACCGGCCAATATCACAAAAGCGATTACCGCTGCGGCAGTGAAATTTACGATGAAGCCGACGGCGTGAAATACGGCTTTGCCCGCAGCCTCGAATCCGGCAAACAAAATTGGCAAAAAAATTTAGAACTAAAAGAAAACAAAAAAGCGATAATGATAAGGAATCAATAG
- a CDS encoding MFS transporter — MATVNNSFKWFNATQFLGALNDNIFKLLVIFFLIGVQGDQSAAKVTSLASAIFVIPFLIFMAYAGKLADKYSKSRIVVLAKFAEIVIMTAGVISFLLGSQLGLYCVLFLMAAQSAFFGPAKYGILPELVEHEKLSKANGLLEALTYLAIVIGTAMGPFMSQITGENFAMAGAACIVIAVLGFTASLQIKKTIAVGSDARSSVIFGKDIWRTLKEISGDKDLLLAVAASAYFLLIGGFIYSNLIPYGMSNLGLSKTESAYLFVITAAGIGVGSVWAGRLSGRDVEFGIVPLGAVGLTISSIGLGFVPHFYIMILLVFIMGVSAGLFIVPIDTFIQLRSPAAKRGQILAASAFLGWIGVLLASVLIYVLNSIFKLSASQMFMVLGIITLVPALATIFMLPDFLARFIAVLLTRFCYKIKVVGAENVPVKGSALLVSNHVSYVDAFLLLATGQRRIRFVIEKKYYKKWWVLPFVKLMRVIPISSTDPPRQLIESFHLARKALDEGFMVCIFAEGIMTRSGMMAGFKAGFERIMKGSDAPIIPVYLGGVWGSTFSYYGGRPLSMLPKDFPYPLTIHFGQPLPADSSAHIVRQKVAELSCDYFNGRKSPTRSLNYQFIKAARKNWRKKAIADSTGKLLNYGMTFISSLVLGEKIKKMTTKGEKLGVILPASAGAALTNLAITLTNRIAVNLNFTAGQENINFAINQCGIRHIISSRKFAEKVQMNFESDKIIYLEDIIATITKKEKIRAYLKARFMPIRLLAEPMKQGGDELATIIFSSGSSGKPKGVMLSHHNIISDIEGVRMVVMIRKGDDMCGALPFFHSFGLTCGCWMPLTSGVSVSYIANPLDGQAVAKSVRENRSTIMFAPPTFLSTYIRRAEREDFTSLRIVAGGAEKLKPRIIDAFQEKFGIRPVEGFGATELSPVVSLNIPDVSINAVTQIGTKQGSVGNLLPGIAAKIVNIETGEPMGTDEQGLLMIKGPNIMLGYFNDPEKTAGVIHDGWYNTGDIAKIDDDGFITITDRLSRFSKIGGEMVPHGAIEQVLTESLAATEPVVAVTAVEDEKKGEELIVFYVMTAGPAEKLYDITAKSDLPNIAKPRKENFIEIDAMPMLGSGKINFGKLKEIAAIKKKI; from the coding sequence GTGGCTACTGTAAACAATTCGTTCAAATGGTTTAACGCAACGCAGTTCTTGGGTGCGTTGAACGATAACATTTTCAAGTTGCTGGTGATTTTCTTTTTGATTGGCGTTCAGGGCGACCAGTCCGCCGCGAAGGTTACTTCGCTTGCAAGTGCGATATTTGTTATACCGTTTCTGATTTTTATGGCGTATGCGGGCAAACTCGCCGACAAGTACAGCAAAAGCAGAATCGTCGTCTTGGCGAAATTCGCTGAAATTGTGATAATGACCGCGGGCGTCATCTCGTTTTTGCTTGGCAGTCAGTTGGGTCTTTATTGTGTTCTGTTTCTAATGGCTGCACAGAGCGCGTTTTTCGGCCCTGCCAAATACGGTATTTTGCCCGAGCTTGTCGAGCACGAAAAACTTTCAAAGGCAAACGGTCTTCTCGAAGCACTGACGTATCTTGCGATTGTTATCGGCACAGCGATGGGGCCGTTTATGTCGCAGATTACCGGCGAGAATTTTGCGATGGCAGGCGCAGCCTGTATCGTCATTGCGGTGCTGGGTTTTACGGCAAGTCTGCAAATCAAAAAAACTATTGCTGTCGGTTCGGATGCGCGTTCGTCAGTTATCTTCGGCAAAGACATCTGGCGAACGCTCAAGGAAATCAGCGGCGATAAGGATTTGCTCCTCGCCGTCGCCGCGTCAGCATATTTTCTGCTCATTGGCGGATTCATCTATTCTAATCTCATTCCGTATGGTATGAGCAATCTGGGCTTGAGCAAAACAGAAAGCGCATATTTGTTCGTCATTACCGCAGCGGGCATTGGCGTCGGCTCCGTTTGGGCGGGGCGTCTTTCCGGCCGTGATGTGGAATTTGGAATTGTGCCGCTCGGCGCGGTTGGTTTGACAATTTCATCGATTGGCCTTGGTTTTGTTCCGCATTTTTATATTATGATTCTGCTGGTGTTCATAATGGGCGTAAGCGCCGGCCTTTTCATTGTGCCGATTGACACGTTTATTCAGCTTCGCAGTCCCGCGGCCAAACGCGGCCAGATTCTCGCAGCTTCCGCTTTCCTCGGCTGGATTGGCGTACTGCTGGCAAGCGTACTGATTTACGTATTGAACAGTATTTTTAAATTATCCGCTTCGCAGATGTTCATGGTGCTTGGCATAATTACGCTCGTGCCCGCTCTTGCGACGATATTTATGCTGCCGGATTTTCTCGCACGTTTCATCGCGGTGCTTCTGACAAGATTTTGTTACAAGATTAAAGTTGTCGGTGCAGAAAATGTACCGGTCAAAGGCAGCGCACTGCTTGTCAGTAATCATGTCTCGTATGTCGATGCGTTTCTGCTGCTTGCGACCGGCCAGCGCAGAATCAGGTTTGTTATCGAAAAAAAGTATTACAAAAAATGGTGGGTTCTGCCGTTTGTGAAATTGATGAGGGTGATTCCAATTTCTTCGACAGACCCGCCTCGCCAGTTAATAGAATCTTTTCATCTCGCCAGAAAAGCGCTCGACGAGGGTTTCATGGTCTGTATTTTCGCCGAGGGCATTATGACGCGCAGCGGAATGATGGCAGGCTTCAAGGCAGGCTTCGAGCGGATAATGAAGGGCTCCGATGCGCCGATTATTCCAGTTTATCTTGGCGGAGTGTGGGGCAGCACATTCAGTTATTATGGTGGTAGACCGCTTTCGATGCTGCCAAAGGATTTCCCGTATCCGCTGACGATTCATTTCGGGCAGCCTTTGCCTGCGGATTCTTCAGCGCATATTGTTCGCCAGAAGGTCGCCGAGCTTTCGTGCGATTATTTCAACGGCAGAAAATCGCCGACCCGTTCGCTGAATTATCAGTTCATCAAGGCCGCGCGAAAAAACTGGCGTAAAAAAGCCATCGCCGATTCCACAGGAAAATTACTGAATTACGGTATGACATTTATCAGTTCACTCGTTCTCGGCGAAAAAATTAAGAAGATGACGACCAAAGGCGAAAAGCTCGGCGTGATTTTGCCGGCCTCGGCCGGAGCTGCGCTTACAAATCTTGCGATTACGCTGACCAACAGAATCGCGGTAAATCTGAATTTTACAGCCGGTCAGGAGAATATAAATTTTGCGATTAACCAGTGCGGAATCAGACATATAATTTCGTCCCGCAAATTCGCCGAAAAAGTGCAGATGAATTTCGAGAGCGATAAAATTATTTACCTTGAGGACATCATCGCGACAATTACTAAAAAGGAAAAAATCAGAGCGTATCTCAAGGCAAGATTTATGCCGATACGTTTGCTTGCCGAACCGATGAAGCAGGGCGGCGACGAACTTGCGACGATAATTTTCTCCTCCGGCTCCAGCGGCAAACCAAAAGGCGTAATGCTTTCGCATCATAATATCATCTCGGACATCGAAGGCGTGCGAATGGTTGTGATGATTCGCAAAGGCGACGATATGTGCGGTGCGTTGCCGTTCTTCCATTCGTTCGGTTTAACCTGCGGCTGTTGGATGCCGTTGACCAGCGGCGTTTCAGTTTCATATATCGCTAATCCTCTTGACGGCCAGGCAGTCGCCAAAAGCGTGCGTGAAAACCGCTCGACGATAATGTTCGCGCCTCCGACGTTTTTATCAACTTATATCCGCCGTGCCGAGCGCGAGGATTTTACGAGCCTGCGAATCGTTGCCGGCGGTGCGGAAAAATTAAAGCCGAGAATCATTGACGCGTTCCAGGAAAAATTTGGAATTCGTCCGGTCGAAGGTTTCGGCGCAACGGAACTTTCGCCTGTGGTTTCACTGAATATTCCGGATGTGTCGATTAACGCTGTAACGCAGATTGGCACAAAGCAAGGTTCGGTTGGCAATCTGCTGCCAGGTATCGCGGCGAAAATTGTGAACATCGAAACAGGTGAGCCGATGGGCACAGATGAACAAGGTCTGCTGATGATAAAGGGCCCGAATATTATGCTCGGCTATTTTAATGACCCTGAAAAAACGGCAGGCGTTATTCACGACGGCTGGTACAACACCGGCGATATCGCGAAGATTGACGACGATGGTTTCATTACTATTACGGATAGACTTTCGCGATTCAGCAAGATTGGCGGCGAGATGGTTCCGCATGGAGCGATTGAGCAGGTTTTGACCGAATCGCTCGCCGCGACAGAACCGGTTGTTGCTGTAACGGCTGTCGAAGACGAAAAGAAGGGCGAGGAACTGATTGTATTTTATGTTATGACGGCGGGTCCTGCGGAAAAGTTATATGATATTACAGCCAAGAGTGATTTGCCGAACATCGCAAAGCCTCGAAAAGAGAATTTTATCGAAATAGATGCGATGCCGATGTTGGGTTCTGGAAAAATAAACTTTGGAAAATTAAAAGAAATCGCGGCAATAAAAAAGAAAATATAA
- a CDS encoding ankyrin repeat domain-containing protein, which produces MKNLKEISVILCSMFFLPLVGCNETYTPLHKAVLSGNKKTINKVLNERVNINAKTNNGLTALHFAAIKGEPNVIKTLIKNGADINARGYYQETPLHYAIANNRREAAKILLAYGADVNAKDHRGETALTVCLDRICNKNIGKKLAELLIANGADVNIRDDVNQTPLHQSSFDSEIGKLLIENGANVNAKDDLGENALHKAVYWNKDSRCFIELLVQNEIEINVKNNEGSTPLHEAITYGQDVYVIQYLIANGANVNIQDNAGETPLSLAISRFIWKCKKEDIVKILIENGCDINIKNTKGKTPLAQALECKERKIVKILSQYGAVEK; this is translated from the coding sequence ATGAAAAATTTAAAAGAAATATCTGTAATATTATGCTCTATGTTTTTCCTGCCATTAGTTGGATGTAATGAAACCTATACTCCATTGCACAAAGCAGTATTATCTGGCAATAAAAAAACTATAAATAAGGTGCTCAATGAAAGAGTAAATATAAATGCTAAAACAAATAACGGACTTACAGCCTTGCATTTTGCCGCTATTAAGGGTGAACCAAATGTTATTAAGACGCTCATCAAAAATGGTGCAGATATAAATGCAAGAGGATATTATCAAGAGACGCCTTTGCATTACGCGATAGCAAATAATCGAAGAGAAGCTGCTAAAATTTTATTAGCATATGGTGCCGATGTGAATGCTAAAGACCACAGAGGCGAGACGGCTCTTACTGTTTGTTTAGATAGAATATGTAACAAAAATATAGGAAAAAAATTGGCGGAATTATTAATTGCCAACGGAGCAGATGTAAACATACGAGATGATGTAAATCAAACGCCTTTACATCAATCAAGTTTCGATAGTGAAATAGGTAAACTCTTGATTGAAAATGGTGCAAATGTAAATGCTAAAGACGATCTCGGTGAAAATGCACTGCATAAAGCAGTATATTGGAACAAGGACAGTAGATGTTTTATTGAATTATTAGTCCAAAATGAAATTGAAATTAATGTTAAAAACAACGAGGGTAGCACACCGTTACATGAAGCAATTACTTATGGTCAGGACGTGTATGTAATTCAATATTTAATTGCTAATGGTGCAAATGTTAATATCCAGGATAACGCGGGGGAAACGCCGCTTAGCTTAGCAATCAGCCGTTTTATCTGGAAATGCAAAAAAGAAGATATAGTAAAAATTCTTATTGAAAACGGATGTGATATAAATATCAAAAATACTAAAGGCAAAACTCCATTGGCTCAAGCACTCGAATGTAAAGAAAGAAAAATCGTGAAAATACTTAGTCAATATGGTGCAGTTGAAAAATAG
- a CDS encoding MarR family transcriptional regulator yields MALKEELKLKRGFDVVEHEAMLNIYYTTASLKKRADAFFKTLGLTDVQFNVMMLLSYQGGGEGLSQVQLSDMMLVNRANVTTLIDRMEKTSLVERTSLSGDRRTNIIKMTTKGKKVFEKAEPMYDKIIKQAMTGFGLGDLKKLISILEKVRENINGN; encoded by the coding sequence ATGGCATTAAAAGAAGAATTAAAATTGAAAAGGGGGTTCGACGTAGTCGAACATGAAGCGATGCTGAATATTTACTATACAACAGCCAGCCTCAAGAAACGTGCTGATGCGTTCTTCAAAACGCTTGGCTTAACAGATGTGCAGTTTAACGTGATGATGCTTTTGAGTTATCAGGGTGGCGGCGAAGGTTTGAGCCAGGTTCAGTTGAGCGATATGATGCTCGTCAATCGCGCAAATGTAACGACGCTGATTGACAGAATGGAAAAAACATCATTGGTCGAAAGAACGAGCCTGTCTGGCGACCGCCGAACAAACATTATCAAGATGACCACAAAGGGTAAAAAGGTTTTTGAAAAGGCCGAGCCGATGTATGACAAAATTATAAAGCAGGCAATGACTGGATTCGGTCTGGGTGATTTAAAGAAGCTTATATCCATACTTGAAAAAGTTAGAGAAAATATAAATGGAAACTAA